In [Mycobacterium] stephanolepidis, the genomic window TTCGTCGCTCGTCGCGGTGCACCAGGGCGTTAAGGCGTTGCGTTGCGGTGAGGCCGACGTGGTGGTGGCCGGTGGTGTCAACGCACTCATCACCCCGGTGGTAACGGTCGGATTCGACGAGGTCGGTGGCGTGCTCGCGCCGGACGGCCGCATCAAGTCCTTCTCGCAGGATGCCAACGGCTACAGCCGTTCCGAGGGTGGCGGCATGCTGATACTCAAGCGGCTCTCCGATGCGCGTCGCGACGGTGACCCGATCATGGCGATCATCGCCGGCTCCGCGGTCAATCACGATGGCCGTTCCAACGGTCTGCTCGCCCCCAACCCGGATGCTCAGGCAGAGGTGCTGCGCAAGGCCTACAAGGACGCCGGTATCGATCCGCGCACCGTCGATGTCATCGAAGCGCATGGCACCGGCACCATCCTCGGCGATCCGATCGAGGCCGACGGCCTGGGCCGGGTGGTGGGCCGTGGCCGCGACGCCGACAAGCCCGCGCTACTGGGCTCGGCCAAGTCGAACTTCGGGCACCTGGAATCCGCCGCCGGCGCCGCGAGCTTGTCGAAGATCGTGTTGGCCTTGCAGAACAACAAGGTTCCGCCGTCGATCAACTACTCCGGCCCCAACCCGTACATCGACTTCGACGCCATCCACCTCAAGGTCGTCGATCAGATTTCCGACTGGCCGCGCTACAGCGGCCACGCCATCGCGGGTGTCTCCGGTTTCGGATTCGGTGGCGCCAACGCCCACATCGTGGTGCGTGAGGTGCTGCCGATCGACCTGGTCGAACCGGCGGAGCCGTCCGAATCCGATGAGGACGCCGATGTCAATGGCAAACATGCTGCGGCAGAGGAAGATACCGAGAGCGGCGGTGACGAATCCGCTGCTACCCGCTTTGATGAGTACGGCGAGTTCCTGGGCGGGTACTCCGACGAGCCGGTGGAACTGCCCGGGCTGACCGATGAGGCCAAGCGTCTCCGGGACGAGGCGCTGGCGGCACTGTCGAATGAAGAGCCGGTGACTCCCGTTGTGCCGCTGTTCATCTCGGGATTCCTGTCCTCGCGTAAGAAGGCCGCTGCGGCCGCGCTGGCCGACTGGATGGAAACCGAAGAGGGGCAGTCCTACTCGCTGGAGTCCATCGGACGTTCGCTCTCGCGTCGCAACCATGGCCGCTCCCGTGCGGTGGTGCTGGCACACGACCACGAAGAGGCCGTCAAGGGGCTGCGCGCCGTCGCCGAGGGCAAGCAAAAGCCCTACGTGTACTCCGCTGACGGACCGGTCAGCAGTGGCCCGGTCTGGGTGATGGCGGGATTCGGTGCGCAGCACCGGAAGATGGGCAAGAGCCTGTACCTGCGCGATCCGCTCTTCGCCGAGTGGATCAACAAGGTCGACTCCTATGTGCAGGACGAGCGGGGCTACTCCGTCGTGGAGCTGATCCTCGACGACTCGCACGAATACGGCATCGAAACCAGCAACATCGCCATCTATGCGATCCAGATTGGGTTGGGCGAGGTGCTCAAGGCGCACGGCGCCAAACCCACCGCGGTGATCGGGCAATCGCTCGGCGAGCCCGCCTCCGCCTACTTCTCGGGCGGCTTGTCACTGGCTGACGCCACCCGGGTCATCTGCTCGCGCGCTCACCTGATGGGTGAGGGTGAGGCGATGCTGTTCGGCGAGTACATCCGGCTGATGGCCCTGGTCGAGTACTCGGCCGACGAGCTGAAGACGGTGTTCTCCGACTTCCCGGACCTCGAGGTGTGCGTGTACGCCGCCCCCTCGCAGACCGTTATCGGCGGTCCGCCCGCGCAGATCGACGCGATCGTGGCCCGCTGCGAGTCCGAGGGCAAGTTCGCCCGCAAGCTGCAGACCAAGGGTGCCGGCCACACCTCGCAGATGGACCCGCTGCTCGGCGAGTTCGCCGCTGAGCTACAGGGTATCGAGCCGACGACTCCGACCGTCGGGATCTTCTCGACGGTGCACGAGGGTAACTATTTCCGCCCCGGCGGTGAGCCGCTGCACGATGTCGATTACTGGAAAAAGGGAATGCGGCATTCGGTCTACTTCACCCACGGCACTCGCAATGCCGTCGAAGCCGGACACACCACCTTCCTCGAGCTGGCACCGAATCCGGTGGCGCTCATGCAGGTTGGCCTCACCACGATGGCGTCCGGGCTGCCCGACGCGCAGCTGATCGCGACCCTCGCCCGCAAGGAGGACGAGGTCGAGTCCCTGGTCAAGACCATGGCGCAGCTGTACGTGCATGGCCATGCCCTGGATCCGCGGACACTGTTCGACAAGGCCGCCAAGTCGTCGGACTACGCGCCTATTCCCGCCACGGAATTCAAGCGCAAGCCACACTGGCTGCCCGCGCACTTCAGCGCCGACGGGTCGACCCGCATCCCGGGCACCCACGTCTCGCTGCCCGACGGCAAGCATGTCTGGGAGTGGAGCCCGCGGGAGATCGTCGGGGTCGATTTCGCCGAGTTGGTGAAAACGGCGGCGACATCGGTTATTTCGGGTGCACAGCTCACGGCCTTTGAGCAGCGGGCCATCCCGGGCGAGGGTTCCACGCTGGTGACCACTCTGTCGCGGCACCCCGGTGGTGCCACCGTGCAGGTGCACGCACGCATCGGTGAGTCGTTCACACTCGTCTACGACGCAGTGGTCTCCCGTGCGGGTCAGGGTGGCGCGCTGCCGTTCGCGACCGCTGCGGGTGTGGCCACCAACGGTTCGGCGACGGTGACGGCTGCCCCGGCACAAGCGCTCGCAGTCGTGGAAGACGAAGTGCCCGAGGAGATTCATGACAACCTGCTCTCCGGGGCGGGTGCGGGTGCCGACTTCAAGAAGTGGAGCAAGGAGTCCGGCGAGCCGGTTATCGAGCGTCTGGCCTCGATCGTGTCGCTGGCCATGGGCTATGAGCCCGAGGACGTGCCCCGCGAGGTGCCGTTGATCGAGCTGGGGCTGGATTCATTGATGGCCGTGCGCATCAAGAACCGCGTCGAGTTCGACTTCGACCTGCCGCCCATTCAGCTGCAGGCCGTGCGCGATGCCAACCTGCTCGACGTCGAGCGGCTGGTCATCTACGCGTTGGAGAACCCGGACGCGGTGCACGAGTTGCACGACTACCAGCAGACCGACGAGTTCAAGGAGGCCGCACCGACAGGCGGCATGCTCTCGAAGGCCGATCTGGAGAAGGTGCTGGATGCCGTACCGCAGCCGGCAGAGCCAGAGCCCGTCGCCGATGGCGCTCCCGCCGCGGAGTCGGCCCTTTCGGCGGAGACGTCGGAATTGGCCAAGGCCGCTGCCGCGATGAACCAGGAGGCTATCGCCGAGGCGCTCAACGCTGACGTGCCACCGCGTGATGCGGCCGAACGCGTGGCCTTCGCGACGTGGGCCATCGTCACCGGTGAGTCGCCGGGCAGCATCTTCAATGCGTTGCCCAAGATCGATGACGCAACGGCAGAGAAACTCGCAGAACGCCTTTCGCAGCGTGCGGACGGGGAGATCGGTGCCGAGGAGGTCAAGCTCGCGCCGACTATCGAGGCACTCGGTGAGGTTGTCCGCAGCCGACTGGAGGCCGGCAAGATCGACGGTTTCGTGCGGACGTTGGCGCCCCGTCCCGACGGCACAGCGGGTTCCGCCACGGTTCCCGTCTTCGTGTTCCATCCTGCGGGTGGGTCGACGGTGGTCTACGAGCCGCTGTTGAAGCGTCTGCCCGAGGGCACACCGATGTTCGGCTTCGAACGTGTTGAAGGCACCATCGAGGAGCGGGCCGCCCAGTACGTGCCGAAGCTGCTGGAGTTGCACAAGGGCCCGTTCATCCTGGCCGGGTGGTCACTGGGTGCGGTGCTGGCGTACGCCTGCGCGGTGGGCCTGAAGGAGGCCGGTGCGGAGGTCGCGTGGGTGGGCAATATCGATGGGGTGCGCCCCGGGACGCCGATCCTGACGACCACGGAGGAGACTCGCAAGCGCTGGGATCGCTACGCGAAGTTCGCGGAGAAGACCTTCAACGTGCAGATCCCGGAGATCCCCTACGAGCAGCTCGAGGAGCTCGACGACGAGGGCCAGGTGCGGTTCGTGCTGGAGGCCGTCAAGGCCGCCGGCGTGGAGATTCCCGGCGGCATCGTCGAGCACCAGCGCACGTCCTACCTGGACCAGCGGGCCATCGACACGTCTACGCCGGTGCCCTTCGACGGGCATATGACGCTGTACATGGCCGACCGGTATCACGATGACGCCATCACCTTCGAGCCCGCGTACGCGACTCGCCAGCCCGACGGTGGCTGGGGCGAGTTCGTCTCCGATCTGGAGGTGGTCCCGGTTGGTGGGGAGCACATCCAGATCATCGACGAACCGTTCATCGCTAAGGTCGGTGCTCATATGAGTCAGGCATTGCGTTCCATCAATGCGAAGAACCAGGAAGGCTAGACGTGCCACCACATACAACCGCGGAGAAGGTCGCCGACCTGCGTGAGCGGATTGCCCGCACACAAGAGCCGGGTGACGCCAAGGCCATCGCCAAGCGTGACGCCAAGGGCATCCCGAGTGCGCGCGCTCGCATCCATGCTCTGCTCGACAAGGGCAGCTTCCTGGAGCTCGGCGCATTCGGGCGTACTCCTGGTGATCCGAATGCCCCGTATACCGATGGTGTGGTGACCGGGTTGGGCCGCATCGACGATCGTCCGGTGGCGGTGTTCTCCCATGACCAGACGGTCTACCAGGGAAGCGTCGGCGAGATGTTCGGCCGCAAGGTGGCCAAGCTCATGGAGTGGGCGGCCACCAATGGTTGCCCGGTGATCGGTATCAACGACTCGGCGGGTGCCCGTATTCAAGACACCGCCACGTCGTTGGCCTGGTACGCGGAGTTGGGGCGTCGTCACGAGATGCTGCGTGGCATGGTCCCGGAGATCTCGTTGATCTTCGGCAAGTGTGCCGGTGGTGCGGTGTACTCGCCGATCCAGACCGACCTCGTGGTCGCGGTGCGCGATCAGGGCTACATGTTCATCACCGGGCCCGACGTCATCAAGGACGTCACCGGCGAGGACGTCACGTTCGACGAACTCGGCGGCGCGGATGTGCAGGCTCAGCGTGGCAACATCCACAAGGTGGTCGAGGACGAAACGGCCGCGTACCAGTACGTCCGTGATTACCTGAGCTTCTTGCCCTCCAACACCTTCGACTATCCGCCCGTCATCAACCCGGGCCTGGAGCCCGAGATCACCGAGGACGATCTGTACCTCGACACGATCATTCCGGACGCCGATAACCAGGGCTACGACATGCACGAGGTTCTGCTGCGGATTTTCGACGACGGCGATGTCTTTGAAATCGCCGACCAGCGCAGCCCCTCCATGATCACCGCGTTCGCCCGCGTCGACGGGAGCCCGGTCGGCGTCATCGCCAACCAGCCGATGCACATGTCCGGGGCGGTGGGCAACGAGGCTTCTGACAAGGCGGCCGGTTTCATCCGGTTCTGCGACTCGTTCAATCTCCCCTTGGTGTTCGTGGTCGATACTCCGGGCGCCATGCCGGGTGTGGAAGAAGAGACCAACGGCGTCATCAAGCGCGGCGGCAGGTTCTTCAATGCCGTGGTGGAGGCTGATGTGCCCAAGGTGACGATCATTACCCGTAAGGCGTACGGCGGCGGGTATGCGGTCATGGGCTCCAAGCAGCTCTCGGCGGACCTGAACTTCGCCTGGCCGACAGCGCGTATCGCGGTGATCGGTGCCGAGGGTGCGGCGCAGCTGCTGGTGAAGCGATTCCCCGACCCGACCGCGCCAGAGGTGCAGAAGATTCGCGCCGATTTCATCGAGGGCTACAACAAGAACCTGGCCACCCCGTGGATCGCCGCCGAGCGTGGCTACATCGATGGCGTGATCGAGCCGCATCAGACTCGGCTGCTACTGCGTCAGTCGTTGAAGCTGTTGCGGGACAAGCAGATCGCCCGTGTGCAGCGTAAGCACGGTCTTACCCCGATCTAACGATTCATCGTCAGAAGGCCCCCGCACGCGACGCGTGTCGGGGGCCTTCTGCTTGTCGGAGTCTCAGTCGCGCAGCACGAGGGCGCGGCTGCCCGCGTGGGCCCACACCATGGCGGCGCCGATCGAGATCAGCATGGTCATCCAGGAGAACCAGGTGACGTCGATGCGCGGACCGGAGATGAAGCTGTCTTGTACGGCCGGCCAGTACGTCGGCATGAGGTGCACATAACCGAGTCCGAGGACGCTGGCTGTGCCCACCACCACGGTGACTTCCGGCGCGTGCTTGCAGTGGCGCAGGATCATCGTCACCGCGATCGCGATCAGAACCGCGTGCGTGGCCGAGAGGTACGTGAGCGTGGGCGGTGCCGCCGCGATACCGCGGCGCAGGTGGTCGATGAGGTCCAGTGCCCAGCCCGATGATGAAGGCAACGGTGGCGGCCCGCAGAAATCTGTCGGCGCGAGTGGTGAGCTCTGTCATCGCGACCTCCGTTGGTCTACTACAAACGATAGTAGATACCTAACTTGTGCCGGGCAACATGCTTTCGCCCGAGCGGTACGGCTCTCCGTGGGGGTCGAGGCAGTGTGTGGAGGCCTCGGTGTCCTCGTGGTCGACCTGCAACGTGGTGTGGTCGATGTCGTACTGCGTATGGAGTAACCCTTCGATGTCGCGCCGTATTCCGTGGCAGTCCGCATCGGGGGCCACC contains:
- the pks13 gene encoding polyketide synthase Pks13 (Pks13 is a key enzyme in mycolic acid biosynthesis.), with the protein product MTDTQQDSTPETEPEAPEATDGDTGSDALPADGLPQGELTIPEMRAWLRDWIAKATGVSPDRVDESAPMVEMGLSSRDAVAMAADIEDLTGVTLTATVAFQHPTIESLATRIIEGEPELPDAGDEDWSRDPNIAAGEFDIAVIGLSTRLPGDVNSPTQLWEALLEGRDAITDLPEGRWEEFTVEPRIAERVAQAATRGGYLKDIKGFDAEFFTLSKMEADNMDPQQRIALELTWEALENARIPASALKGQSVGVYIGSSNNDYSYLSVADPTVTHPYAITGNASSIIANRVSYFYDFRGPSVAVDTACSSSLVAVHQGVKALRCGEADVVVAGGVNALITPVVTVGFDEVGGVLAPDGRIKSFSQDANGYSRSEGGGMLILKRLSDARRDGDPIMAIIAGSAVNHDGRSNGLLAPNPDAQAEVLRKAYKDAGIDPRTVDVIEAHGTGTILGDPIEADGLGRVVGRGRDADKPALLGSAKSNFGHLESAAGAASLSKIVLALQNNKVPPSINYSGPNPYIDFDAIHLKVVDQISDWPRYSGHAIAGVSGFGFGGANAHIVVREVLPIDLVEPAEPSESDEDADVNGKHAAAEEDTESGGDESAATRFDEYGEFLGGYSDEPVELPGLTDEAKRLRDEALAALSNEEPVTPVVPLFISGFLSSRKKAAAAALADWMETEEGQSYSLESIGRSLSRRNHGRSRAVVLAHDHEEAVKGLRAVAEGKQKPYVYSADGPVSSGPVWVMAGFGAQHRKMGKSLYLRDPLFAEWINKVDSYVQDERGYSVVELILDDSHEYGIETSNIAIYAIQIGLGEVLKAHGAKPTAVIGQSLGEPASAYFSGGLSLADATRVICSRAHLMGEGEAMLFGEYIRLMALVEYSADELKTVFSDFPDLEVCVYAAPSQTVIGGPPAQIDAIVARCESEGKFARKLQTKGAGHTSQMDPLLGEFAAELQGIEPTTPTVGIFSTVHEGNYFRPGGEPLHDVDYWKKGMRHSVYFTHGTRNAVEAGHTTFLELAPNPVALMQVGLTTMASGLPDAQLIATLARKEDEVESLVKTMAQLYVHGHALDPRTLFDKAAKSSDYAPIPATEFKRKPHWLPAHFSADGSTRIPGTHVSLPDGKHVWEWSPREIVGVDFAELVKTAATSVISGAQLTAFEQRAIPGEGSTLVTTLSRHPGGATVQVHARIGESFTLVYDAVVSRAGQGGALPFATAAGVATNGSATVTAAPAQALAVVEDEVPEEIHDNLLSGAGAGADFKKWSKESGEPVIERLASIVSLAMGYEPEDVPREVPLIELGLDSLMAVRIKNRVEFDFDLPPIQLQAVRDANLLDVERLVIYALENPDAVHELHDYQQTDEFKEAAPTGGMLSKADLEKVLDAVPQPAEPEPVADGAPAAESALSAETSELAKAAAAMNQEAIAEALNADVPPRDAAERVAFATWAIVTGESPGSIFNALPKIDDATAEKLAERLSQRADGEIGAEEVKLAPTIEALGEVVRSRLEAGKIDGFVRTLAPRPDGTAGSATVPVFVFHPAGGSTVVYEPLLKRLPEGTPMFGFERVEGTIEERAAQYVPKLLELHKGPFILAGWSLGAVLAYACAVGLKEAGAEVAWVGNIDGVRPGTPILTTTEETRKRWDRYAKFAEKTFNVQIPEIPYEQLEELDDEGQVRFVLEAVKAAGVEIPGGIVEHQRTSYLDQRAIDTSTPVPFDGHMTLYMADRYHDDAITFEPAYATRQPDGGWGEFVSDLEVVPVGGEHIQIIDEPFIAKVGAHMSQALRSINAKNQEG
- a CDS encoding acyl-CoA carboxylase subunit beta gives rise to the protein MPPHTTAEKVADLRERIARTQEPGDAKAIAKRDAKGIPSARARIHALLDKGSFLELGAFGRTPGDPNAPYTDGVVTGLGRIDDRPVAVFSHDQTVYQGSVGEMFGRKVAKLMEWAATNGCPVIGINDSAGARIQDTATSLAWYAELGRRHEMLRGMVPEISLIFGKCAGGAVYSPIQTDLVVAVRDQGYMFITGPDVIKDVTGEDVTFDELGGADVQAQRGNIHKVVEDETAAYQYVRDYLSFLPSNTFDYPPVINPGLEPEITEDDLYLDTIIPDADNQGYDMHEVLLRIFDDGDVFEIADQRSPSMITAFARVDGSPVGVIANQPMHMSGAVGNEASDKAAGFIRFCDSFNLPLVFVVDTPGAMPGVEEETNGVIKRGGRFFNAVVEADVPKVTIITRKAYGGGYAVMGSKQLSADLNFAWPTARIAVIGAEGAAQLLVKRFPDPTAPEVQKIRADFIEGYNKNLATPWIAAERGYIDGVIEPHQTRLLLRQSLKLLRDKQIARVQRKHGLTPI